The following are encoded together in the Bos mutus isolate GX-2022 chromosome 3, NWIPB_WYAK_1.1, whole genome shotgun sequence genome:
- the BOK gene encoding bcl-2-related ovarian killer protein, whose amino-acid sequence MEVLRRSSVFAAEIMDAFDRSPTDKELVAQAKALGREFVHARLLRAGLSWSAPERAAPVPGGRLAEVCAVLLRLADELELIRPSVYRNVARQLNLSLQSETVVTDAFLAVATQIFSAGITWGKVVSLYSVAAGLAVDCVRQAQPALVHALVDCLGEFVRKTLATWLRRRGGWTDVLKCVVSTDPGLRSHWLVAALCSFGRFLKAAFFMLLPER is encoded by the exons ATGGAGGTGCTGCGGCGCTCCTCGGTCTTCGCCGCCGAGATCATGGACGCCTTTGACCGCTCGCCCACCGACAAGGAGCTGGTGGCCCAGGCCAAGGCTCTCGGCCGCGAGTTCGTGCACGCGCGACTGCTGCGCGCTGGCCTCTCCTGGAGCGCGCCCGAGCGCGCCGCGCCGGTCCCCGGCGGCCGCCTGGCGGAGGTGTGCGCCGTGCTGCTGCGCCTGG CGGACGAGCTGGAGCTGATCCGGCCCAGTGTCTACCGCAACGTGGCCCGCCAGCTGAACCTCTCCCTGCAGTCGGAGACCGTGGTGACCGACGCCTTCCTGGCTGTGGCGACCCAGATCTTTTCTGCAG GTATCACGTGGGGCAAAGTTGTGTCCCTGTACTCCGTGGCCGCGGGGCTGGCCGTGGACTGTGTGCGGCAGGCCCAGCCCGCCCTGGTGCACGCCCTCGTCGACTGTCTCGGGGAGTTTGTGCGGAAGACGCTGGCAACCTGGCTGCGGAGGCGTGGTGGATGG acGGACGTGCTCAAGTGCGTGGTCAGCACCGACCCGGGCCTGCGCTCGCACTGGCTGGTGGCCGCGCTCTGCAGCTTTGGCCGCTTCCTGAAGGCAGCCTTCTTCATGCTGTTGCCGGAGAGATGA